In Chrysoperla carnea chromosome 2, inChrCarn1.1, whole genome shotgun sequence, the following proteins share a genomic window:
- the LOC123294276 gene encoding gastrula zinc finger protein XlCGF8.2DB-like, translating into MDILLKDEFISEKSTQREITEILNRDCEPKKREKPFQCNICGQAFSRKYILSKHEETHSGIKPFKCTICDQSFSRISNLKLHERIHTGEKPFKCETCGLTFARKGTLKGHEVIHARANSFKCKLCEQTFSHAQSLSKHSLVHTATKLFKCTLCDQIFVQKHSLKNHERIHMGIKPFRCDICGQHFTQKPSLKGHMTVHTGEKPFKCHICGQVFAHSSSLYKHEKLHREGKR; encoded by the exons atggatattttattaaaagatgaaTTTATATCCGAAAAATCTACACAACGCGAGATAACCGAAATTCTAAACAGGGATTGTGAAcccaaaaaac GTGAAAAACCATTCCAGTGTAATATATGTGGACAAGCATTCTCTCGAAAATATATTCTATCGAAACATGAAGAAACACATTCTGGAATAAAACCATTTAAGTGTACAATTTGTGATCAAAGTTTTTCACGtatctcaaatttaaaattacatgaacGTATCCATACGGGCgaaaaaccatttaaatgtGAAACATGTGGTTTAACATTCGCACGTAAAGGTACTCTGAAAGGACATGAAGTGATTCACGCACGTGCGAATTCATTTAAGTGTAAATTGTGTGAACAGACATTTTCGCATGCACAAAGTTTAAGTAAACATTCGCTTGTACATACTGCGACGAAATTATTTAAGTGTACGCTTTGTGATCagatttttgtacaaaaacatagtttaaaaaatcatgaaCGTATACATATGGGCATTAAACCATTTCGTTGTGATATCTGTGGACAACATTTTACACAGAAACCAAGTTTAAAAGGGCACATGACTGTTCATACCGGGGAAAAACCATTCAAATGTCATATTTGTGGTCAAGTGTTTGCACATTCGTCCAGTTTATATAAGCATGAGAAATTACATAGGGAAGGAAAACGATAA
- the LOC123293897 gene encoding eukaryotic translation initiation factor 6 — protein sequence MAVRVQFENNNEVGVFSKLTNSYCIVAIGGSENFYSVFEAELAETVPVVHASLSGCRIVGRMCVGNKNGLLVPNSTTDTELQHLRNSLPESVKVQRVEERLSALGNVIACNDYVALVHPDLDKETEEILADTLNVEVFRQTIASNVLVGSYCVLSNQGGLVHPKTTIQDQEELSSLLQIPLVAGTVNRGSEVIGAGMVANDWCAFCGMDTTSTEISVLESVFRLNEAQPSAITSSMRASLIESMS from the exons ATGGCAGTCAGAgtacaatttgaaaataataatgaagttggagtgttttcaaaattaacaaattctTATTGTATAGTAGCCATAGGAGGctctgaaaatttttacag tgTGTTTGAAGCTGAACTCGCTGAAACAGTACCCGTTGTACATGCCTCATTATCCGGTTGTCGAATTGTTGGACGAATGTGTGttggaaataaaaatggtttattaGTACCGAATTCAACAACAGATACCGAATTACAACATTTACGAAATTCATTACCCGAATCCGTTAAAGTACAACGTGTCGAGGAAAGATTATCCGCGCTTGGTAATGTTATTGCGTGTAATGATTATGTTGCGTTAGTTCATCCAGATTTAgataaa gAAACAGAAGAAATTCTAGCCGACACACTGAATGTAGAAGTATTTCGACAAACAATTGCCAGTAACGTACTTGTTGGATCATACTGTGTTTTAAGTAATCAAGGTGGTTTAGTACATCCAAAAACAACAATTCAAGATCAAGAAGAATTGTCCTCATTATTACAAATTCCATTAGtg GCAGGAACTGTCAATCGAGGTAGTGAAGTAATTGGAGCTGGAATGGTAGCGAACGATTGGTGTGCATTTTGTGGTATGGACACAACGTCAACAGAAATAAGTGTATTAGAATCTGTATTTAGATTAAATGAAGCACAACCTTCAGCCATTACAAGTAGTATGCGAGCATCACTTATTGAAAG tatgtcctaa